Within Zootoca vivipara chromosome 17, rZooViv1.1, whole genome shotgun sequence, the genomic segment gtcgaaccagagcagcacacggaaacgctgtttaccttcctactgtagcagtacctatttatctgcttgcactttgacgtgctttcaaactgctaggttggcaggagctgggaccgagcaacgggagctcacccagtcatggggattcaaaccgctgaccttctgatcggcaagccctagggctctgtggtttaacccacagtgccacaataGTGTCTCTCAAAATCATGCCACACAACTTTATTGCTCTGCGTTCTTGCATCCCCTGCAAAATGTCtattccagtggttcccaacaggtggtccgtggacccccaggggtccgcgagctatgccagaggggtccgcaagatgctattagaataaaaaatatattaaatatattttgtatgataacagatttttttgttttggccgcttcctgcatgagcagagtctagcgcaaaattaGAATTActaggcagtagttctgctgtatgccgttaggtggcgctttacaaacactactgttttgcaaagaggcagcgcgcacattctactaacgctcacctccccaagaagctttgcgcgcgtcagcttcatttgtgcgctattgcgcaggtaccctgtcttctccattcccctccctcctacctggcgcgcgctgcctctttgcaaaacagtagtgtttgtaaacaaagcgttgtttttcgcggaagctacagttcgcgtagttaaaaatggaccgttggttaaaaagtggttcatctcattaagaactgaaaattaaaactaactgtatactgatggagtactctgttgtaactgtaaaaaacgtataaatataaaatataaaaagactcttaatttggctctcactttttaattttaggattaggaattaatgggggtccttgtcacaatagcggctcgatgaggggtcctcgagaaaattttgttgggaacccctggtctattcTGTTGCCTGTGGTCCCGGTCTTACCACAAAAAGCAAGGTCCTGTGACTCATAACATCCAGTGTTTGATATTACATATTGCAGCTTCTGTTCATTCATTCCATCATTTATTGGATTTCTATCCCAcctatgaaaggatgtcatatggaggagggagaaagattgttttctgctgctccagagaagcggacacggagcaatggattcaaacttcaagaaagaagattccacctaaacattaggaagaacttcctgacagtaagagctgttcgacagtggaatttgctaccaaggagtgtggtggagtctccttctttggaggtctttaagcagaggcttgacaggcatatgtcaagaatgctttgatggtgtttcctgcttggcagggggttggactggatggcccttgtggtctcttccaactctatcattctatgattcttctccgaagagctcaaggtggcaaacacagttcttcccctccccaacaacaaccctgtgtggcaggttaggctgagagaggcagtgactggcatcCAAAGTTCATGGCCGactggggatctgaaccctggtctcctgggtcctagtccaacactgtaaccactacaccacactttccCCCAGTACCTCTTGCATATAACATGAAGCAGCATTTAACAAGGCATGCGAGTCCTTTCCAGGGAAGGCAGGTAGCAGCTCAAAGCCAAAGTCCTTTTAATAATTATTAGGAAAGGGAGATGGGGGCAGAGCTGATCTCACACACGCATTTGGGAGGAATCAGGTATCTTTGGGGAGGCCTGACCTCAACTTGCAAGGAGGAGAGCTCACAACTAGCAGAGCCAACTGTAGCCAAGGAGGATCTTATTCCTGCTGCATTTCAGCTGCCTGACCCACTTTGGCTGCAAATACAACAAAAGCAGCAGGAAGTTTAATCTCCTAGAGGGCTTAACTCATTGCTCACCAGACTGGAGCCAAAAGCCTTTGGGATGCCAAGCTGGCTGACCCCAGAAGAGCAGGCAGCCCTGGGAAACATGCAGGAGGACGAGCCAGGCTGACCTGGGGTTCCCCATTACAGGGCAAGCATGCCAGAAGCCCATGAAAGGGTAACTCCACCTTCATACTTTGTAGAGACTTGGAAGAGACCGTAGGTGGCTCGTGCCAGTGGGGGTGGAGTTCAGCCTGCTCTCCTGGAAATCTTTGTCCGCTTTACctgagaattgtagagttggaagggacccaagagtcatctggtccaaccccaagcaatgcaggaaccacactGGAAGAATCCATGAGAGGTGGCTATACGACATCTGCTTAAAAATATCTCGTAAGGAAGAATCGATCACCTTctgagagagtccattccactgtcaaacagtagGCCTGTGACCCCCAGGATCTATTCTGAGGCCACTGAGTGATTACCGTAGTCCTGAGTGTGACTTGATTGTAGGCATAttagagttggctcctatgacccGCTCATCcaggccggacactgaggtccacctcgaGGGTCTGACGGTGGCTCTGtcctgggaggagagaggctgcagggaaccaggcacagggccttctccgTGATGGCCCCGCCCTGTGCACTGCAATGCCCTCCCCGCGCCTAGATGCTGGAAGCCGCGCAAagtggctggggctggggaaatAGCCCATACAGATGGCTGGGGGACAAATAATAAAAGCAGTGTGACATTATGGCGAAGAGGATCCTTTCGCAAAGCAAAGGCAGCCGCTCCGCCTGCCCCGCCTGTGGTGCTTTGAGCGGCGCGGTCTTCCTTCCCGCTGGGGCGGCGCTGGCTCGGCGGCCCCTCCCGCGCGGCGCCTACGtcgggctgctgggagttgtggtccgcGCTgccgagccgccgccgccgccgccgccgccggagagCCTGGCCGTGCCTGGAGCGCCGAGGACGGCCGGCCGGGCGGGCGCGTCAGCGGGAAGCAGCAGCATCAGGTAGGTGGGCCGCTGggcgggcaggtgggcgccggAGGGCAGGCGAGGCGCGTCTCCCTGGGTGGCCCGCCCGCCTCGGCTTCGCGCGGGAGCCGGGCGCTCCGGTCTGGGCGGCGGGCGCAGCCAGCAAAAGCGTCCCCTGCCTCCGCCAAGAGCGCGTGGCCCCGATCCCGCCCGCCTGGGGACGGGAGGGcggcgctctgcacatgctcggagGCGGTCCCTTTCGCGCGATCTCGGGCTGGCTGGGCCTTGGGAGGCGCCGGCGCCGGGGCAGGCAAGCGGCCGACTCTGTGGCTTTGCAAGCCGGAGAGCCCCCCGGggccaagtgggggggggactcccgtCACGTGCCGAGCCCCTGGGGCCCTAAGGAGCTTCCACGCCTGGTGCCCCGCGGAGGCTGCGGGGTGTTGGGCTTGGCCGTGGGTGCGAGGAGCCACGCGGCCGTGAAGAAGGGCAGGCCAGCCGGAGCGAGCGGGCCAGCGACTCACAGCCGTGCCCCTCCTGACTCTGAGCAGGGCAGGAaagtactctgcacatgctctggagGCCCTCTTTAAACGTGTTCTGGGCTTATCAGCCGTTGCAACTGAACCTGGACTTCCAGAGAATGTGGACAGGAGCTGATGGGGGGGGCGGGAAGCGGGGGGAGGCGCTCTGAGTTGCTCCTCTTAAACACCTCTGCTCATGCTCAGGAGTACCCACTGCAAAGTGACTTACTGGCACTCCAAGGCTCCACAGGACAGGAGAAGTGGGGAAGAGGACCTCCAGGCACCCCATCGCCTGCCCCCAAGTGCTCCAGGCAGCCCAGGCCCACGGACTGGGATCCTGGGGCAATTGCTTTGGCTTGGGTGCCCTAACAGGCGATGGCTTAGGCTGCTCTCCAATGCTTTAGGAACCATCTGCTTCACCCCAGCAGCTTATCATCCTGGGAGGTTTCCCTCCTTGCCTGCCAGGAGATTCCTTGAGAGCAGGGGAgggctctccaccccaccccacccccaatattcttGCTTCACACACCCCTACACCTCCTGTGCATGACActtttcctgctgcttctgcacCTCAGTCCTTACATAACATCTTTTCCTGCCTAGGAGTTTCTCCGCTTGCCGCTTTGGAATGTGCTATACAAGTGCAGTTTGGAAATGGatcctcttcccccctcttccccccccctttcctgttgCCCTCAATTCCAGGGCTGTTCATGCAAACAAGCTGAAAGCAGCCTGAgcaggtccgggggggggggggcacgtccAGACTGGAGGCAGGAAATGCCATCATAAACTGGTTTGCTGCTGTGTCACAGTCTTTGCACTTCCATTTGCCATGTGGCAGCGCTGGCCCCTGCTTGGTGTCCCTGTCTCCCCGAGCCTTTCAGCACCAGTACCAGGCCTGGGCTCCAAGGTGGGCCAGCCagaggcaggaaggaaagggCTCTGGGTCTTGCCACAGGACCCAACTCTCAGGAGGCTGCAGCGATCTCAGCATGAGCAGAAAGTGAGCCCAACTCTGGCTCACTTTCCTTTGGGGCCTCAGGGTGTGTTGTAGCATGGAGATGGAGACAGAGTTGATTAAATTTCGGGGGCGGGGGAGCAAAGTAATGTGGGGCGGGTGTCTCCCAGCAATGAGGAAGCTTTATATTGCCTGCTTGGTTGGATTGGGTGAGTTGCCTTATTTCATTGGGGTTATTTTTGCAGCGCCCATGGACTTCTGTGGGGCTCATTCTGGAACTTCACCAAGTGCCTGGGCATCCAGAACACGGTCAGGCAAGTAGTCTCTGGGGGTCTCCCAAGTCTCAGGACCATCATTTGGGGCTTGAGTTGAAGAAATGCTGTGGTGGTGGGCTCTCACGTCCTGCATTTTGCTCTCACTGAGGCTGCTCCAAAAGCCCCCTGTTTAAATGGAGCAGTGGAAGGGTAGCAGCAAAACAGGGGCCGGATTTCTCCATGAGGTGGACTCTGCCAGGTGTGCCCTCTGCTCAGGACAGGGTCCTGGGTTGGGGGGAGTCCTGGCCCATCCCCCTTTCTGGGGAATTAGGCTGCATGGCCCAAGTACTAAGGGATCACTGGATATTGCCTCTGTTCCCGGCTGGTTTGGAATGGAGAAGTTCTCTCCCAAAGTCTGCCTCTGCTTTTTCGCAGCACAGCAAGGCAATCTCTGCCATGCCAGGTAAGCAGGAGAAGCCTTGTGAATCGGGTGGGCGCTGAGCCTGAATGCTCTTTGAGGGGAGTCTGGCTTTGGGTAAGGAGAGCTGTGCTGCGCAAGGCAGCCTCCTCCTGCTGACGTTTCCCTGGCCCCTGTACAGACTGGATGGGCCCTCGGCCTGACCCAGCAAGGTACTTCCGCCAGGGGAGCAGGCCTTCCTTGCAGAGTAAATGGAACCACTCTGGGAGCTGATGCTGTTTGCAGCAGCGCTCCAGAAGGGGCAGGCGGCTGACTCAGGTGCCAATTGCCGCGTTTGTGGTGAGTAGGTGGGACGCATTGTCAAGGGTGATTGACATGTGCatgcgtgggggggggagtggagaagGTGCCTGCTGAGAGGGTGGGAGGGCTGAGTCTGGTGCTGCTGATTCGAATCTAGAGAGATGGAGCACAGGGCAGGCAAGCGAAGCCGGCAGAACCATCTCTGGGAGCTGCACAGGgggtggctgggagggagggagggagggggagggaagccagCCTGCAGGTCCACCCCATCCCGCCCCCCGCTCCTGGCCCAGCTTGAGGCATCCAGTGATTGGGAGCAGTGCAGCTAGAGCACCCTGCTCACCTAGAGAGCCAGcgtggtctagtggttagagtgtcaggctagggcctgggagaccagtgttcaaatccccacttggccatgaagctcactgggtgaccttgagccgcTCACagtctctctcagcctagcctagcccacagggttgttgtgaggaattaagaggaggaggagtagaacCCTGTGCAACACCTGGAGCTCCATGGAGAGAAAGGTAGTATGCagcaaacaaatattttttaaaaaaattgcagtaGCCCAACCCTGGTGGCAAAATGACATGGGAGATGTGGgggtgggttgttgttatttaacaGAGGGGTGTTGCTGCTTCTGGAGCCACATGGGAGCTCATCTCAGCTTTGCTCtgtgtgccagaaggtgatggcaGGACAGAAGAAAGGTGGGCCCATGCAGTGCAGTTGGCCTCCCTTGAAGACTCTGGCCTGCATCCCActtgagagagaagggggggggcacaattcTGCACAAGGGCCAAGATGGGAAGCCTCCAGGGGCAATTCAGACTTTGCTGCTTTCCAACTGCCATCTTCCCTCAGAGTCACTGGCCAGGCCGGCTGCTGGAAGTTGGAGCCTCGCAGGGTGTGCAGCGCTCCGGACAGCCACCTTCCCTGCTTTTGggagtcctcctcctctgcagcctcCACACACAAGTGGGAAACAGGCTGGACAGGCAAGGGGGCTCTGAAGCAAGAGGGACCGGTTTTCTCAATGTTGCTTCCTGTTTTCTTGCAGATCCTTCAAGGGGAGCAGAAACTGGGACCTGGACTGGGCGCTTATGGAGGGAGCAGACGCCACTTGCCCATCTCTTTAACCTGGGCAACAAATGAAGGAAGCCCCAGAGAGCAGAGGACTCTGATGTGGGTGACGGCGGCATTGCAGAAGTGAAGTTGCTCCACAGATCCCGGATCTCATGGGGCTCCATGGCGCCCATTGGCTCGGAAGCGATGTGGGGCGGATCTGTGGAAAGGCAGCGCCTGAGCTGAGCAGCTTCTCCGCTGTGCCCCTGGCTTCTTGAATCCTGGCAACCTGCCTTTCAGGATGGCTGCCCCTGAAGCTTTCCCGGGTCTACGGCCCTGACGCCGGAGCTGGCGAGCCACCACAGATGCAGCCTTCCCCCCTCCGGGACCCCCTGGCACTGCTTGCCCATGGCTGGCCTCTCCCCACTTGCCCCCGACAGCCTGCGtggtggaggtgcctgtggggatcTTGAGAACTGACTCTCCCTTGCATGTGCTAGAACCCGCTGCCCCTTCTGCAGCCCCAAGATGTCTCTGGAATGGCTGGCGGGATGGAGCGGGTCTCTAGACCGGCTGAGGGACTTGATCGCCAGTGGGATCCAGTCTGTGCGGGACTGCGACACCACCGCCCTGGGCACCGTGGCCTTCCTGCTGGCCATGTTTGTGTGGTACTGCTACCACGTTGGGCGGGAGCAGCCCCGGACGTACACCCTGGGGAACTCTCTCCTGCAGGGGGTGGACACCAATGGCCTGCAGAACGGCTACACCCACTGCCACTCCCCGGAGTGTGTCCGCTGCGCCCACAGCGACGGCCTGAACCAGAAGCTCTACCACAACCTGCAGGAGTACGCCAAGCGCTACTCGTGGTCTGGGATGGGCCGCATCCGCAAGGGCATCCGTGAGCAGGGCCGCTATCTCAGCAGCCGCCCCTCCATCCAGAAGCCAGAGGTCTTCTTCCTGCCCGACCTGCCCACCATGCCCTACTTCCCCCGCGATGCCCAGAAGCACGACGTGGAGCTGCTGGAGCGCAACTTCCAGACCATTGCCTGCGAGTTTGAGGCCCTCTATAAGGCCTTCTCCAACTGCAACTTGCCCCAGGGCTGGAAGGCCAACAGCACGCCCAGTGGCGAGTGGCTGACCTTCTACCTGGTCAACCAGGGCACCTGCGTGCCCCGGAACTGCCGCAAGTGCCCCCGGACCTATCGCCTGCTGGGCAGCCTGCGCACCTGCATTGGCAACAACGTTTTTGGGAATGCCTGCATCTCCCTCCTGACCCCGGGGGCCGTTATCACCGAGCACTACGGACCAACCAACATCCGCATCCGCTGCCACCTTGGTAGGCCCCTTCAGTTTACCTTTCAGGAGAGCGTCCTTTGACTGGGCCCTTAGCAGTCAGGGGCTCTGGGCACAGATGGAGCAaccgtcccggggggggggggggaagcacagcaGCTTGGAGGGCAGCTCAGCCCCCTTACCTGCTGGGGGGCAAATGATTCTGGGGGGCAGCTCTGGGGAGCATCATGAAAGCGAGgctgacctttggccctccatctgctgctggactccagctcccagcggCCAGCCTGTCAGAGGGCAGGCCTTGGGGTCTGCATTTGGAGAGGCCCCACAGCtaccccatccctgccttactgTGGACTTTGCAGAAGTTGAGTCCTGAAAAGGAAGCCTCACTACTCCTccggggggggtgtgtgtgtgtgtggattttctcTTGAGGTGTGTGAGCCCTGCACCTTACAGGTgcaaagtgcacacacacacacacacacacacacacactccatattTTGTAGGGTGGTGTGGTCCATGGATCTGTTCCTTAAAGGAGGGATAAATTCTATAGGTCCTTTAAAACTGACGTGAGTTTCCTCCAGACGTCAATGGTCCTCTGCAAATTCTTCAGGGTGAAGATTTTACTTTTCATGTCCTCTGTTTCCCAAGTAATTGATGGGCAGCCCCCTAAGAGTTAGAACAGACACTTGGAATGCAAGGGGGTCTTGGGAATGGGCTCCCTCCAAAGGTCTCCTGCGCTAGAGATGGCGGCAGAGAGGAGTCTTCCTTCATTGGACCAGGTGCCCCTTGGGGTCCCCTACATTTCTAGACTCTACAATGTCAGGATTctgtgctttcctttccttttttccatgCAAAAGTCTGCACCTGACTGCACTCCCTGCCTTGCTTTCAAGCAAATAGCAAACGCAGCTCTCATTGTTTGCTGGGTGCAACTCGTGCTGCCAGGCTGGGCTGCTGCCATAGCAACCCCTGAGGGGGCCTTGCGTGCTTCCAGCCGGCCAGCCGGCCGGCCAATCTGAGGCTGAAGCCTGGCGGATGCTTCCCTGCCTCCCATTAAAAGTGCCACAACGGCTGCTCTTGTTCAGCCAGGTAGGACTGGGCTTAGCGGGGTGAGTCGAAAAAAGGATTGGACAGGTTTGTGAAGGAGAGCTCTGGGGCTGTTGCCATGCCAGGCTATTCAAAGCCTCCCTGTTCCGATGCCATCCCAGGTGCCAGAGAGGCAAAGCGGTGTAGTGGTTGGAGAGCTGGACTAGGTCCTGGGGGACACCAGGGGTTGAAACCCCAGTCAGCCAtgactcactgggtgaccttgggccagtctagccttcctcacagggttgttgtggggattaaatgatatGCAGAGCGCCatataggccaccttgagctccttggaagaaaaaaggtgcctaataataatagcagaggGTGATGATCATCAAGACCTCTTCCTGG encodes:
- the ASPHD2 gene encoding aspartate beta-hydroxylase domain-containing protein 2; amino-acid sequence: MSLEWLAGWSGSLDRLRDLIASGIQSVRDCDTTALGTVAFLLAMFVWYCYHVGREQPRTYTLGNSLLQGVDTNGLQNGYTHCHSPECVRCAHSDGLNQKLYHNLQEYAKRYSWSGMGRIRKGIREQGRYLSSRPSIQKPEVFFLPDLPTMPYFPRDAQKHDVELLERNFQTIACEFEALYKAFSNCNLPQGWKANSTPSGEWLTFYLVNQGTCVPRNCRKCPRTYRLLGSLRTCIGNNVFGNACISLLTPGAVITEHYGPTNIRIRCHLGLKTPSNCELVVGGEPQCWAEGRCLLFDDSFLHTAFHGGAPEEGPRAVFMVDLWHPNVAAAERQALDFIFAPGR